A section of the Malus sylvestris chromosome 17, drMalSylv7.2, whole genome shotgun sequence genome encodes:
- the LOC126610717 gene encoding protein MICRORCHIDIA 4-like, with the protein MSQEGEVLGGSVKKRKLDGVGSSEVLSPQPLRQVRAHQSCKQFWKAGDYEGAPCSDNHTSAAGGMDRVRVHPRFLHSNATSHKWALGAFAELLDNALDEVCSGATYVNVDVLESKKDGSRMLLIQDDGGGMDPKKMRHCMSLGYSVKSKVANTIGQYGNGFKTSTMRLGADVIVFSRCEGKDGKSDTRSIGLLSYTFLKSTGKEDIVVPMLDYEKRGGGAWRKMYKSSESSESDWKKNVETIVQWSPFSSEEELHRQFLMIKNHGTQIIIYNLWEDDEDQLELDFDTDPHDIQLKGVNRDEKNIQMAQDYSNSRVFLTYQHSLRSYASILYLRLPPNFRIILRGKEVEHHNIVNDMMMSQQVTYRPTGADGIQTNANAIAVVTIGFVKDAKSHIDVQGFNVYHKNRLIKPFWRLWNAAGSDGRGVMGVLEANFVEPAHDKQGFERTTVLSRLEKRLIIMQKNYWSTNCHEIGYAPRRNKKIINDSANRKETSPDPPSNAEATTSGSKKRPFSGRDSPALQSVGSKASERITNDGVQTPKQSGTLGSSRSYEPSAPPSAANVSDAGMHVTMSDKQVGGRHHEGFAAKEDSAKDRPRVATPLSSHTEDTEQSCSPSSPGANSLDGHDVNGGRSRLEPVRVVGVQQLKIAYIKLKKILEKKDQWCKSLETQLLASKQKITDMNNEQDNLIGIFSEERERRDKEEKSLREKLKDATYTIQQLEKQLKAIESA; encoded by the coding sequence ATGTCACAAGAAGGTGAAGTTTTGGGAGGTTCGGTGAAGAAGCGGAAGCTGGATGGGGTGGGATCTTCCGAGGTTCTGAGTCCTCAGCCGCTGCGGCAGGTGAGAGCCCATCAGAGCTGTAAGCAGTTTTGGAAGGCTGGGGATTATGAAGGAGCTCCTTGCAGCGATAATCATACTTCTGCTGCTGGTGGGATGGACCGTGTAAGGGTTCATCCCAGATTTCTGCATTCCAATGCAACAAGTCACAAGTGGGCTCTCGGCGCTTTTGCCGAGCTGTTAGACAATGCATTGGATGAGGTTTGCAGTGGTGCTACGTACGTTAATGTCGATGTGCTTGAAAGCAAGAAAGATGGAAGCAGAATGTTGCTGATCCAAGATGATGGCGGTGGTATGGATCCGAAAAAGATGCGACACTGCATGTCCTTGGGGTATTCGGTGAAAAGCAAAGTTGCTAACACTATCGGACAGTATGGAAACGGTTTTAAGACGAGTACTATGAGGCTAGGAGCAGATGTGATCGTGTTTTCGCGCTGCGAAGGCAAAGATGGAAAAAGCGATACGCGGAGCATCGGGTTGCTGTCTTACACGTTCTTGAAGAGCACGGGAAAGGAAGACATTGTAGTTCCCATGCTTGATTACgagaagagaggaggaggagcctGGCGCAAAATGTATAAATCCTCCGAAAGTTCTGAAagtgattggaagaaaaatgtgGAGACAATAGTTCAGTGGTCGCCATTTTCTAGCGAAGAAGAGCTGCATCGTCAGTTCTTAATGATTAAAAACCATGGCACCCAAATAATCATATACAACCTTTGGGAGGACGACGAAGATCAGTTGGAGCTTGATTTTGACACCGACCCTCATGATATTCAACTCAAAGGTGTCAATCGAGACGAGAAGAATATACAAATGGCTCAAGATTATTCCAACTCGCGGGTTTTCTTGACCTACCAGCACTCGTTGAGGAGCTATGCATCGATTCTCTATTTGCGGCTTCCTCCTAACTTTCGGATCATCCTTCGTGGGAAAGAAGTTGAGCACCACAACATAGTGAATGATATGATGATGTCCCAGCAAGTCACGTATCGGCCAACCGGTGCTGACGGGATCCAAACAAACGCAAATGCGATTGCTGTTGTCACCATCGGGTTTGTAAAGGATGCAAAATCTCATATCGACGTCCAGGGGTTCAATGTTTATCACAAGAATCGACTGATTAAGCCGTTTTGGAGGCTTTGGAATGCTGCAGGAAGTGACGGCAGGGGTGTTATGGGTGTTTTAGAAGCTAATTTTGTTGAACCAGCTCATGATAAGCAGGGGTTTGAGCGTACAACAGTTCTTTCGAGACTCGAGAAACGATTGATAATTATGCAGAAGAATTACTGGAGTACTAACTGCCACGAAATTGGGTATGCTCCGCGACGTAATAAGAAGATCATTAACGACTCTGCAAATCGTAAAGAAACTAGTCCCGATCCTCCATCTAACGCGGAGGCTACTACGTCAGGCAGCAAGAAGAGACCATTTTCGGGTCGTGATTCACCCGCACTTCAGAGTGTTGGTTCAAAAGCTTCCGAAAGGATCACCAACGATGGAGTCCAAACCCCCAAGCAATCTGGGACATTAGGATCATCAAGGTCTTATGAACCATCGGCACCACCTTCGGCAGCCAATGTCAGCGATGCAGGCATGCATGTTACCATGTCTGATAAGCAAGTGGGTGGCAGACATCATGAGGGATTTGCTGCTAAAGAAGACTCTGCGAAAGACCGCCCACGTGTTGCGACTCCGTTATCTTCACATACGGAAGATACTGAACAATCTTGTTCACCAAGTAGCCCAGGAGCCAATTCACTGGACGGTCATGATGTCAATGGTGGGCGTTCCCGCTTGGAGCCTGTTCGAGTTGTAGGGGTGCAGCAATTGAAAATAGCATATATCAAACTCAAGAAAATTTTGGAGAAAAAGGATCAATGGTGCAAGTCACTTGAAACTCAGCTCCTAGcgtcaaaacaaaaaattacagaCATGAACAATGAACAAGATAACCTAATTGGCATATTCTCCGAGGAGAGGGAGCGTCGAGACAAGGAGGAgaagagtttgagagagaagcTCAAGGATGCAACATATACCATTCAACAACTGGAAAAGCAACTCAAAGCAATCGAGTCCGCCTAA
- the LOC126612160 gene encoding E3 ubiquitin-protein ligase RING1-like, with amino-acid sequence MSELSATTQLPDDPRPTNEPVDPQTHPTLVIDPLTHCCANHNCNPFAVDALDSRSTSDRNWFSDAASDSDHDVSCLVTDLFDRSSSEQQRNTDCVVESGSRSDPFATELEIGGVEDGDETESNLGFGSNSMGSVSELRIVGLELESDSDSGTIDDIESDRITDSGIQSIWDNLFLMEQRNMLESSESTESNPVNGGVEELSVVSGFFTAEDEVLQGAARSMEWEIVNNFRRFADDDDLDLETAEYINTIFGQFVENANAMNGRPPAALSVVEDLPLVEFTVEELKKEEAVCAVCKDSILVEDKVRSLPCCHYYHHDCIVPWLGIRNTCPVCRYELPTDDPDYERSKRESAARGEHGDLQVRFEQFV; translated from the coding sequence ATGTCTGAGCTCTCCGCCACCACTCAGCTACCCGACGACCCACGACCAACAAATGAACCCGTTGACCCGCAAACCCACCCAACCCTCGTCATCGATCCCCTCACCCACTGCTGCGCCAACCACAACTGCAACCCCTTCGCCGTCGATGCTCTTGATTCCCGGAGCACGTCCGATCGCAACTGGTTCTCCGATGCCGCCTCCGATTCTGACCATGACGTCAGCTGCTTGGTCACCGATCTTTTCGACCGCAGCAGCTCGGAGCAGCAGCGCAATACTGACTGCGTTGTCGAGTCGGGTTCCCGGTCGGATCCGTTTGCGACCGAATTGGAAATTGGGGGTGTTGAAGACGGCGACGAAACGGAGTCGAATTTAGGGTTTGGGTCAAACTCTATGGGATCGGTTTCTGAGCTTCGGATTGTTGGGTTGGAGTTGGAATCGGATTCGGATTCGGGTACAATCGATGATATAGAAAGTGATCGGATCACCGATTCGGGTATCCAGTCAATTTGGGATAACCTTTTCTTGATGGAGCAGAGGAATATGCTTGAAAGTTCTGAATCGACCGAGAGTAATCCAGTCAACGGCGGAGTGGAGGAGCTATCAGTGGTCTCTGGGTTTTTCACCGCGGAAGACGAGGTTCTCCAAGGAGCAGCACGAAGCATGGAGTGGGAAATAGTCAACAATTTTCGGAGGTTCGCGGATGACGACGATCTTGACTTAGAGACTGCAGAGTACATCAACACGATTTTCGGGCAATTCGTGGAGAATGCCAATGCCATGAATGGCCGTCCTCCGGCAGCTTTAAGCGTGGTCGAAGATCTTCCATTGGTAGAGTTTACAGTCGAAgaattgaagaaagaagaagcggTTTGTGCTGTTTGTAAAGACAGCATTTTGGTGGAGGATAAAGTCAGAAGCTTGCCCTGCTGCCATTACTACCATCATGATTGCATTGTGCCGTGGTTGGGCATTCGGAATACATGCCCTGTTTGTAGGTACGAGCTGCCCACCGATGATCCCGATTACGAAAGGAGCAAGCGTGAAAGTGCTGCTCGTGGTGAGCACGGAGATTTACAAGTCAGGTTTGAACAGTTTGTCTAA
- the LOC126609602 gene encoding pentatricopeptide repeat-containing protein At3g02330, mitochondrial: protein MAAAHHLSPIWLTRIVSFSSKSLHPQTQPICSLSTLTHSRNQPIPAKNFKTFSHIFQQCSHGRALNPGKQAHARMIVSGFDPTVFVTNCLIQMYVKCGVLQYAGKVFDGMPQRDMVSWNTMVFGYARSGKMGFAQSCFDAMPEKDVVSWNSLISGYLQSGEYWKSTEVYVEMVSGGMEFDCTTTAVVLKACSVMEEIGLGIQIHCVSVKMGFDIDVVTGSALVDMYGKCKRLDCSLQAFHELPEKNWVSWSAIIAGSVQNDRYVKGLELFNEMQKAGAGVSQSTYASVFRSCAGLSAYRLGTQFHGHAIKTDFQFDVIVGTATLDMYSKCNRMSDARKIFDLMANRSLQSYNAMIVGYARNEKGFEALRLFKLLRKSGLGFDEITLSGALSACAVIKGLLEGIQLQLLVVKSSLRSNVCVANAMLDMYGKCGDLFGASRVFDEMVVRDAVSWNAIIAAYGQNENEKETLSFFVSMLRSSMEPDEFTFGSVLKACAGQHSLNYGMEIHSRIIKSGMGMNLFIGGALVDMYCKCGMMEEAEKIHDRTEEQTMVSWNAIISGFSLHKQDEEAQRFFSLMLEMGAEPDNFTYATVLDTCANLATVGLGKQIHAQIIKHELQSDVYIVSTLVDMYSKCGNMQDSHLMFKKAPKRDAVTWNAMISGYANFGLGEDALRIFEYMQLENVEPNHATFVSVLRACGHIGHAEKGLHYFRAMLSDYGLHPQLEHYSCMVDIIGRSGQVHEALRLIDNMPFEADDVIWRTLLSICKLHGNVEVAEKAASSILQLDPQDSSTYVLLSNIYAEAGMWGKVSKMRKTMWHGKLKKEPGCSWIEVKDEVHAFLVGDKAHPRHEEVYEQLDLLVSEMTRVGYRPEIDFVLDEEMGKQEFLEDELKISM from the coding sequence ATGGCTGCTGCTCACCATCTCTCTCCGATTTGGTTAACCAGAATCGTCTCCTTCTCCTCCAAATCTCTTCACCCCCAAACGCAACCCATTTGCTCTCTCTCCACTCTCACTCACAGTCGCAACCAACCAATACCcgcaaaaaatttcaaaactttcTCCCACATTTTCCAGCAATGCTCCCACGGCCGAGCTCTGAATCCGGGAAAACAGGCCCACGCTCGCATGATCGTTTCTGGGTTCGATCCCACTGTGTTCGTTACGAATTGTTTGATCCAGATGTATGTGAAGTGTGGGGTTTTGCAGTATGCAGGTAAGGTGTTCGATGGAATGCCGCAGAGGGATATGGTGTCGTGGAACACCATGGTTTTTGGGTATGCTCGGAGTGGGAAGATGGGGTTTGCGCAGTCTTGTTTTGATGCTATGCCTGAGAAAGACGTGGTTTCATGGAATTCTTTGATTTCGGGGTATTTGCAGAGTGGTGAGTATTGGAAGTCTACTGAAGTTTATGTGGAAATGGTGAGTGGGGGTATGGAATTCGACTGCACAACGACTGCGGTTGTTCTGAAGGCGTGTTCTGTTATGGAAGAGATTGGTTTGGGGATTCAAATTCATTGTGTTTCAGTGAAGATGGGTTTTGACATTGATGTGGTCACCggaagtgctttggtggataTGTATGGGAAGTGTAAGCGATTAGATTGTTCGCTTCAAGCCTTCCATGAATTGCCCGAAAAGAATTGGGTTTCTTGGAGCGCAATAATTGCAGGGTCTGTTCAGAATGATCGGTACGTCAAGGGTTTAGAACTGTTTAATGAGATGCAGAAAGCGGGAGCCGGGGTGAGCCAGTCTACATATGCTAGCGTCTTCAGGTCCTGTGCAGGATTATCTGCATATAGATTAGGCACTCAGTTTCATGGACATGCTATAAAGACGGACTTCCAATTTGATGTCATCGTTGGAACTGCCACATTGGACATGTATTCAAAATGTAACAGGATGTCTGATGCTAGAAAGATATTCGATTTGATGGCGAACCGGAGTTTGCAGTCATATAATGCAATGATTGTAGGATATGCTCGAAATGAGAAAGGTTTTGAAGCTCTGCGGCTATTTAAGCTTTTGCGGAAATCTGGTCTTGGTTTTGATGAGATAACATTATCTGGTGCACTTAGCGCTTGTGCTGTGATCAAGGGGCTCTTGGAGGGGATTCAACTACAATTATTAGTGGTTAAGAGTAGTTTGAGATCAAATGTATGTGTAGCAAATGCCATGCTGGACATGTACGGTAAATGCGGAGATCTCTTTGGAGCTTCTCGCGTGTTTGATGAGATGGTAGTTAGAGATGCTGTGTCTTGGAATGCGATTATTGCAGCTTATGgacaaaatgaaaatgaaaaggaGACACTTTCATTTTTCGTGTCCATGCTCCGCTCAAGTATGGAACCGGATGAGTTCACCTTTGGTAGTGTTCTAAAAGCTTGTGCAGGTCAGCACTCTTTAAACTATGGGATGGAAATTCATAGCAGAATTATTAAATCTGGAATGGGCATGAACTTATTTATTGGAGGTGCCCTTGTCGATATGTATTGCAAATGTGGAATGATGGAAGAGGCAGAAAAGATACATGATAGAACTGAAGAACAAACCATGGTTTCATGGAATGCAATCATATCTGGCTTCTCATTGCATAAGCAAGATGAGGAAGCGCAGAGATTTTTCTCTTTGATGTTGGAAATGGGTGCAGAACCTGATAACTTTACATACGCTACGGTTCTTGATACCTGTGCCAATTTGGCTACTGTTGGACTTGGGAAGCAGATCCATGCTCAGATTATCAAACATGAATTGCAGTCGGATGTATACATAGTCAGCACTCTTGTCGATATGTACTCAAAATGTGGTAACATGCAAGATTCAcatctaatgttcaagaaagcACCTAAGCGGGATGCTGTCACATGGAACGCTATGATCTCTGGCTACGCAAACTTCGGCCTTGGAGAAGATGCTCTTAGAATTTTTGAGTACATGCAGCTTGAGAATGTGGAGCCAAATCATGCAACTTTTGTTTCAGTCCTCCGAGCCTGTGGACATATTGGGCACGCTGAAAAAGGTTTACACTATTTCCGCGCAATGCTTAGCGACTATGGTTTACATCCTCAGTTGGAGCATTACTCATGTATGGTGGATATTATAGGGAGGTCAGGCCAAGTCCACGAGGCCTTGAGGCTTATTGACAACATGCCTTTCGAAGCCGACGATGTTATATGGAGAACTCTGCTGAGCATTTGCAAGCTCCATGGAAATGTAGAGGTGGCAGAAAAAGCAGCCAGCTCCATTTTGCAACTGGATCCTCAAGATTCTTCTACCTATGTTCTGTTATCAAATATATATGCGGAAGCTGGAATGTGGGGCAAGGTCTCGAAGATGAGGAAGACAATGTGGCACGGTAAATTGAAGAAGGAGCCGGGTTGCAGCTGGATTGAGGTAAAAGATGAGGTACATGCGTTTTTGGTTGGCGACAAGGCTCATCCGAGACATGAAGAGGTGTATGAGCAGCTTGATTTGCTTGTTTCCGAGATGACGAGAGTTGGGTATAGGCCAGAAATTGATTTTGTGCTTGATGAGGAGATGGGAAAGCAGGAGTTTCTTGAAGATGAGCTCAAAATTAGCATGTAA
- the LOC126609607 gene encoding uncharacterized protein LOC126609607: MNPELPSFTSVCATIQREEVRRKVMNNGIKTNVTKARAYLTNEKRYKGKNPHLKCLHCDNIGHVRDKCWILHPELKPDFMKDKSAPKTSRAYPRANTATSSSINSFDTYQQFTANPATLLNEFVAYLQQKKGRYEGSVDHEDGSTTALMGKFAGFLADADCVPQTDLKGLYNQEDNW; encoded by the exons ATGAACCCGGAGCTACCATCTTTCACTAGTGTCTGTGCAACTATCCAACGTGAGGAAGTAAGGAGAAAAGTCATGAACAATGGTATAAAAACCAACGTGACAAAAGCTAGGGCTTACCTGACAAATGAAAAAAGGTATAAAGGGAAAAACCCTCATTTGAAGTGTCTACATTGTGACAACATCGGGCATGTGAGAGACAAGTGCTGGATCCTACATCCAGAACTCAAACCTGACTTCATGAAGGATAAATCCGCACCAAAGACAAGTCGAGCATACCCTCGTGCCAACACTGCAACATCTTCATCTATCAACAGTTTTGATACCTATCAACAGTTTACTGCAAATCCTGCCACCCTGTTAAATGAGTTCGTAGCGTATCTCCAACAAAAGAAGGGAAGATATGAGGGATCTGTTGATCATGAAGATGGAAGTACTACTGCATTGATGGGCAAATTTGCAGGTTTTTTAGCTGATGCTGATTGTGTACCTCAGACAGACTTAAAAG GATTGTATAACCAAGAGGACAATTGGTGA